One Turneriella parva DSM 21527 genomic region harbors:
- a CDS encoding deoxyguanosinetriphosphate triphosphohydrolase — MTSPLAAQGEYFESRQFAEESHPLRNEFQRDRDRVVHSKYFRRLEYKTQVFVNHLGDNFRTRLTHSIEVSQIARTVARVLGLNEDLTETVALAHDLGHPPFGHAGERALHEKMRELGGFDHNEQTLRIVTTLEERYPNFTGLNLTRGTLASLQKHSSLPKDAAGKVSHGHCLEAIIVDMCDEIAYNNHDIDDGLESGHLTLQQLSEVKLWHENYKIVGERYPGIKPKIQIRATIREIINGMVSNLIEASRQNIAAANLDTFEDVLRYNADERAKPLIAFSDKMDAQVKDLKKFLFRNLYRHADVVRMNERANHIISRIFDFVIRDPKMLPADYHERIETMGVERVVADFIAGMTDRYALHWNTEILGAHAR, encoded by the coding sequence ATGACATCACCGCTGGCCGCACAGGGAGAGTATTTCGAAAGCCGCCAGTTTGCAGAAGAGAGCCACCCTCTCAGAAACGAGTTTCAGCGCGACCGTGACCGGGTCGTGCACTCGAAATACTTTCGCCGCCTTGAGTACAAAACTCAGGTCTTTGTGAACCACCTCGGCGACAACTTTCGCACGCGCCTCACACACTCGATCGAAGTCTCTCAGATTGCGCGTACGGTAGCGCGTGTGCTGGGCCTGAACGAAGACCTGACCGAAACAGTCGCTCTCGCACATGACCTGGGTCACCCGCCGTTCGGCCATGCCGGCGAACGCGCACTGCATGAGAAGATGCGCGAACTCGGCGGCTTTGACCATAACGAACAGACGCTGCGCATCGTCACCACTCTCGAAGAGCGTTACCCGAACTTCACGGGCTTGAACCTGACCCGGGGCACGCTCGCCAGTTTGCAGAAACACAGCAGTCTGCCCAAAGATGCGGCGGGCAAAGTTTCGCATGGTCACTGCCTGGAGGCAATCATTGTCGATATGTGCGATGAGATCGCGTACAATAACCATGACATCGACGACGGCCTCGAGAGCGGGCACCTCACACTGCAACAGCTGAGCGAGGTGAAGCTCTGGCATGAGAACTACAAGATCGTCGGCGAGCGTTATCCGGGCATTAAGCCGAAGATTCAGATTCGGGCCACCATACGCGAGATCATTAACGGCATGGTCTCGAATCTCATTGAAGCATCGAGGCAAAATATCGCCGCGGCGAACCTCGATACGTTTGAAGACGTATTGCGCTATAATGCCGACGAGCGCGCTAAACCACTGATCGCTTTCTCAGATAAAATGGATGCGCAGGTCAAAGACCTGAAGAAATTTCTGTTTCGCAACCTTTACCGGCACGCCGATGTGGTGCGCATGAACGAGCGCGCGAATCATATTATTTCGCGCATCTTTGATTTTGTGATTCGTGACCCGAAGATGCTGCCGGCGGACTACCATGAGCGCATAGAGACTATGGGGGTCGAGCGCGTCGTCGCCGACTTTATCGCAGGCATGACCGATCGCTACGCGCTGCATTGGAACACCGAAATTCTCGGTGCGCACGCCCGCTAG
- a CDS encoding phospholipase, with product MKQFSALAALVAAFLMITQSTFAWSNHYLFNRAALEALPELASAPKVKVERLEDFLLKEQASLAAALDQIEAEAKEAFPKAAPRPNALAFRGGDASNIRANFLRAIRVNPGTPLGYFLQQVPGQPLAGKKSDPNTVSIFGEKDLKRKYNFYDVKIGQAVSPVEVVATAGDEPDFGLDINLFEDNDSEFGKQYGFGKQSFGNPKLYYGTQAPFHIGYYHESGIIFLAAGFLKRTYPQYRVHQFLNLARHAFKTGHPYWGYRFLGWGLHYVGDLTQPYHARVLPNYGTMGMLWINTKAMIGFDGAKNDAIDRITARHTQIEEYHYSVLAEAYRTKNLEHPMLKAVTAIDKDQTYGPFDANYIIKKLTDESYEVSDSVDTLIDESNLLKGFSEGNLLPEANQKSLAELDKVITTHMGGVGAHLRNYVRAGLK from the coding sequence ATGAAGCAATTTTCAGCGCTCGCGGCCCTGGTTGCCGCTTTTCTCATGATAACGCAATCGACCTTTGCATGGTCGAACCACTACCTGTTTAACCGTGCGGCGCTTGAGGCGCTGCCCGAGCTGGCGTCAGCACCAAAAGTTAAGGTCGAACGCCTCGAAGATTTTCTGCTGAAAGAACAGGCAAGCCTTGCTGCTGCGCTCGACCAGATCGAGGCAGAAGCGAAAGAGGCTTTTCCGAAGGCTGCACCGCGACCCAATGCGCTAGCGTTCCGGGGCGGCGATGCCTCAAACATTCGCGCCAATTTCTTGCGGGCCATTCGTGTGAACCCCGGCACACCCCTGGGGTATTTTCTGCAGCAGGTTCCGGGCCAACCTCTCGCCGGCAAAAAATCAGACCCGAATACGGTAAGCATTTTCGGCGAAAAAGACCTAAAGCGCAAGTACAACTTCTACGACGTCAAGATTGGGCAGGCCGTTTCGCCGGTCGAGGTCGTCGCAACAGCGGGCGATGAACCCGATTTTGGCCTCGACATCAACCTCTTCGAAGACAACGATTCTGAATTTGGCAAACAATACGGTTTCGGCAAGCAATCGTTTGGCAACCCAAAGCTCTATTATGGCACCCAGGCGCCATTTCACATCGGTTATTACCACGAATCGGGAATCATTTTTCTCGCAGCCGGATTTCTAAAGCGTACGTATCCTCAGTACAGGGTGCATCAATTTTTGAACCTTGCACGGCACGCTTTCAAAACCGGCCACCCCTATTGGGGTTACCGCTTTCTCGGCTGGGGCCTGCACTACGTCGGTGACCTGACGCAACCCTACCACGCGCGCGTGCTGCCCAACTATGGCACCATGGGCATGCTGTGGATCAACACCAAGGCGATGATTGGCTTTGACGGCGCAAAGAATGACGCGATCGACCGCATTACCGCCCGCCACACGCAGATTGAAGAATACCACTACAGTGTGCTGGCAGAAGCCTACCGCACGAAGAACCTGGAACACCCCATGTTGAAGGCGGTCACGGCGATCGACAAAGACCAGACGTATGGACCATTTGATGCAAACTACATTATCAAGAAACTGACAGATGAAAGTTACGAGGTCTCGGACAGCGTCGACACGCTGATCGACGAATCGAATTTGCTCAAGGGTTTTTCAGAAGGTAACCTGCTGCCTGAAGCGAACCAGAAATCGCTCGCCGAACTCGACAAGGTCATCACTACCCACATGGGCGGTGTCGGTGCGCACCTGCGCAATTACGTAAGGGCAGGGTTAAAGTAA
- the gyrB gene encoding DNA topoisomerase (ATP-hydrolyzing) subunit B, producing MHGHVSEEYNASKIQVLEGLEAVRKRPGMYIGSTDLPGLHHMVYEVVDNCIDEAMAGHCDTIEVEISKGNIISVSDNGRGIPVDIHPKVGVSTVEVVLTKLHAGGKFGDGAYKVSGGLHGVGVSVVNALSEWVEVDVHRDGKQHHIAFNRGKTRAPLKAKGPSKKRGTTVTFLADSQIFDTLEYRYDTLSSRLRELAFLNKNVKITIRDTREKEVKEHVFQYKGGIVEFVKMLTEKKNPLQKKPIYAIQQKDGIQVELAIEYCDTYSEQIFTFANAIHTREGGTHLEGFRTALTRALNEYKKKLGYDKKVEEPLTGDDVREGLVLVLSILIPNPQFEGQTKMKLGNGEVKGIVTSVVYEKLCEYFEENPQDAKRVIEKCMQAALARIAARKAKELVRRKSALEGAGLPGKLADCSAREPKDCELFIVEGDSAGGSAKQGRNRHFQAILPLKGKITNVEKTKLDKILGDGEVAALISAIGCGIGAEFNIDKLRYHKIVIMTDADVDGAHIQTLLLTFFFRHMPLLIEKGGLYIARPPLYLVSHGKEKFYAYSDQEKDKIIKGFKAESKYVIQRYKGLGEMNPEQLWETTMDPARRVLMQVSVDDAVIADETFIILMGDEVEPRRRFIEDNAKKVEELDL from the coding sequence ATGCACGGGCATGTCTCTGAAGAGTACAACGCCTCGAAGATTCAGGTTCTTGAAGGCCTCGAGGCTGTGCGCAAGCGGCCCGGCATGTACATCGGCTCGACCGACCTGCCGGGTCTGCACCACATGGTTTATGAGGTTGTCGACAACTGCATCGACGAAGCGATGGCGGGCCATTGCGATACAATTGAAGTCGAAATCAGCAAGGGCAACATTATCAGTGTGTCTGACAACGGGCGCGGCATCCCTGTGGATATTCACCCCAAAGTGGGAGTTTCAACGGTTGAGGTTGTCTTAACCAAATTGCATGCGGGCGGCAAGTTCGGCGACGGGGCCTATAAAGTCTCGGGCGGCCTGCACGGTGTCGGTGTGTCGGTGGTCAACGCCCTGTCTGAATGGGTTGAAGTCGATGTACACCGCGACGGCAAACAGCACCACATTGCGTTCAATCGCGGCAAGACAAGAGCTCCTCTCAAGGCGAAAGGGCCGAGCAAAAAGCGAGGCACGACGGTCACGTTTCTGGCTGACAGCCAGATATTCGACACGCTCGAATACCGTTACGACACTCTTTCCTCACGGCTACGAGAACTTGCCTTTCTCAACAAGAATGTAAAGATCACGATACGCGACACGCGCGAGAAAGAAGTCAAAGAACACGTATTTCAATACAAGGGCGGCATTGTCGAATTCGTCAAGATGCTTACCGAAAAAAAGAACCCGCTGCAAAAGAAGCCAATTTATGCGATTCAGCAGAAAGACGGCATTCAGGTCGAGCTGGCGATCGAATACTGCGACACCTATTCAGAGCAAATTTTCACGTTTGCGAATGCGATACACACGCGCGAAGGCGGCACGCACCTCGAGGGCTTTCGCACTGCGCTGACACGGGCACTCAACGAATACAAGAAGAAGCTCGGCTATGACAAGAAGGTTGAAGAACCACTGACAGGCGACGACGTGCGCGAAGGCCTCGTTCTGGTACTTTCGATTCTGATACCGAACCCGCAATTTGAGGGCCAGACAAAGATGAAGCTCGGTAACGGCGAAGTGAAAGGCATCGTCACTTCGGTCGTATACGAGAAGCTCTGCGAGTACTTTGAAGAAAACCCGCAAGACGCCAAGCGTGTCATCGAAAAGTGTATGCAGGCTGCGCTCGCGCGCATCGCCGCGCGCAAAGCTAAAGAACTCGTGCGCCGCAAGAGCGCACTCGAAGGCGCCGGGCTTCCCGGTAAACTCGCGGACTGCAGTGCGCGCGAGCCGAAAGACTGTGAACTCTTTATCGTCGAGGGTGACTCGGCGGGTGGGTCTGCGAAGCAAGGCCGCAACCGCCATTTTCAGGCGATTCTGCCGCTCAAGGGCAAGATTACGAACGTCGAGAAGACCAAGCTCGACAAGATTCTGGGCGACGGCGAAGTCGCGGCGCTGATTTCAGCGATCGGCTGCGGCATCGGCGCCGAATTCAACATCGACAAGTTGCGCTACCATAAGATCGTCATCATGACCGATGCGGATGTAGACGGTGCGCATATCCAGACGCTGCTTTTGACCTTCTTCTTTCGCCACATGCCGCTCTTGATCGAAAAGGGCGGGCTCTATATCGCGCGTCCACCACTCTACCTTGTATCGCATGGCAAAGAGAAGTTCTACGCCTATTCTGACCAGGAAAAGGATAAAATCATTAAGGGCTTTAAGGCAGAGTCGAAATACGTGATACAGCGTTACAAGGGTCTTGGTGAAATGAACCCCGAACAACTCTGGGAAACCACAATGGATCCAGCACGCCGGGTGCTGATGCAGGTATCAGTCGACGATGCAGTCATTGCCGACGAGACTTTTATCATTCTCATGGGCGACGAGGTAGAACCGCGCCGCCGCTTTATCGAAGATAACGCCAAAAAAGTCGAAGAACTCGATTTGTAA
- a CDS encoding AgmX/PglI C-terminal domain-containing protein, giving the protein MKVEQNTTLLYAAAALAVAVAAFLFFENRRQNAQIVELLQRAQTSGTADKKQADPYLAGPVKNRVLKGYPEVQACYKTYLAANPAKQTGKLRVDWQISTSGRTIAPEIVLSDFAAQQFESCVVTKIAEWRFPEPPVTKYVEHTFRFEDKAKREK; this is encoded by the coding sequence ATGAAAGTTGAACAGAATACGACCCTGCTTTATGCGGCTGCGGCTCTAGCCGTCGCGGTTGCTGCCTTTCTCTTCTTCGAAAACCGCCGGCAAAACGCACAGATCGTTGAATTGTTACAGCGCGCGCAGACAAGCGGGACCGCCGACAAGAAGCAAGCTGACCCATACCTCGCCGGCCCGGTCAAGAATCGCGTGCTCAAGGGCTATCCCGAAGTTCAGGCATGCTACAAGACCTATTTGGCTGCGAATCCCGCGAAACAAACGGGGAAGCTACGTGTAGATTGGCAAATTTCGACTTCGGGGCGGACAATTGCTCCCGAGATTGTACTTTCAGATTTTGCTGCTCAACAATTCGAGAGCTGTGTGGTTACCAAAATTGCCGAATGGCGTTTTCCTGAGCCGCCAGTCACAAAGTACGTCGAGCATACTTTCCGATTTGAAGATAAAGCGAAGCGAGAGAAGTAG
- a CDS encoding Crp/Fnr family transcriptional regulator, with the protein MPEIKIKDYKAGNTVIIQNAPNPGIFYLVRKGVLAIDTEHRLNDKVLSRFEAGDSFGLVSALTGHRFLVTIYATTDAQVAEIPVSMIGAYLKSQSDLAVKMLRLYSRELRTIQLHLSKLDAPEDRNITPDILYNLAGKYIEWDKPHYAARALKAYIDWAEQNEGVYLDLARTRFEEVKDHYKEIDFTGKTTAVEQDTMLFSEGEMGKEIFVVLSGSVKLMRIVRGEEFIIDVLGPGELFGEMAFIEDAPRMGTAVTTQDSQLIRISPQQLVSSVAEGVLQKIFENMARRIWFSHQRLIIFKIGDPLVRMYAYLYNLVRNQNLRTRDNSAQDKSYKFAITLNELKTLCGIMRLKDTTEASFRANDNLIVEEDGITIKSRKRLADQIQYYRAKSGQIIAETK; encoded by the coding sequence ATGCCTGAAATCAAGATCAAAGACTATAAAGCCGGCAACACCGTCATCATACAGAACGCCCCCAACCCCGGAATTTTCTACCTGGTGCGCAAAGGTGTGCTCGCGATCGATACCGAGCACCGCTTGAACGACAAGGTGCTCTCGCGCTTCGAGGCGGGCGACAGTTTTGGTCTCGTTTCGGCGCTCACAGGGCACCGATTTCTCGTGACCATCTATGCGACAACCGATGCGCAGGTGGCCGAGATTCCCGTTTCGATGATCGGCGCGTACCTCAAGTCGCAGTCAGACCTTGCGGTGAAGATGCTGCGTCTCTATTCGCGCGAACTGAGAACCATTCAGCTGCACCTTTCGAAACTCGACGCACCTGAAGACCGAAATATTACTCCCGATATTCTCTACAATCTGGCGGGCAAATATATCGAGTGGGATAAACCCCATTACGCAGCCCGGGCGCTCAAGGCATACATCGACTGGGCCGAACAAAATGAAGGCGTCTACCTCGATCTGGCGCGCACACGCTTTGAAGAGGTGAAAGACCACTACAAAGAAATCGACTTTACCGGCAAAACAACCGCCGTCGAACAAGACACGATGCTGTTTTCTGAAGGTGAAATGGGCAAAGAGATCTTCGTCGTTCTGTCAGGCTCCGTAAAACTCATGAGGATTGTCCGCGGTGAAGAATTCATCATCGATGTGCTCGGCCCGGGCGAGCTTTTCGGCGAAATGGCCTTTATCGAAGACGCTCCCCGCATGGGTACTGCCGTCACGACGCAAGATTCGCAGCTCATTCGCATTTCACCGCAGCAGCTCGTTTCGAGTGTGGCCGAAGGTGTGTTGCAGAAGATCTTTGAGAACATGGCACGGCGCATCTGGTTCTCGCACCAGCGCCTCATCATCTTCAAAATCGGCGACCCGCTCGTGCGCATGTATGCGTACCTCTATAACCTGGTGCGCAACCAGAACCTGCGCACGCGCGACAACAGCGCACAGGACAAATCATATAAATTTGCAATTACGCTGAACGAGCTCAAAACTCTCTGCGGCATTATGCGCCTCAAAGACACGACCGAAGCTTCGTTTCGGGCAAACGACAACCTGATCGTCGAAGAAGATGGCATTACGATCAAAAGCCGTAAGCGCCTTGCCGACCAGATTCAGTATTACCGCGCCAAGTCGGGTCAGATTATCGCAGAGACCAAGTAA